The sequence catcaaattttaaaagctttaggaaaaagaaaagtttttagctgagctttaaaagctgcgattgaagttgtagatctcaaatgttctgggagagcgttccaggcgtaaggggcagcagaagagaatggacgaagccgagcaagggaagtagagacccttgggcaggcgagaaacatggcatcagaggagcgaagagcatgagcggggcaatagtttgagatgagagaggagagatagggcggagctagaccgtggaaagctttgaaggtcaacaggagaagtttatattggattctgaagtgaattgggagccaatgaagagatttaagaagtggagtaacatggtcagagcggcgagccaagaagatgatcttagcagcagcgtggtggacagaaaccaacgttATTTGCAGTGAGAACTATAAGCTAATACCAGCTGCTGTTTAGTTAAGTTTTTTGCCCTGCCTGTTTTGCCTTCATTCCTTCCTATCACTGAAATGCGGCCAGTGAGAACATGATGTGCCGTAATGCCTAAATACAAAGCagaggaatggtgtgtgtgttccacaAACAGAAAGCCATTCTTGGAGAGGGAaaggaggcagagaaagaaagagctgaGATACAAGTATATTGAAATCTGCAAAGGGCGGGGGAGACCTGGGTGGGCAACTCAACTATTCTGGCAAGTAGCCAGGCGATGTATCTGTTGAACCATCCAGCTGAGTTAGGGCTGTGAGATTGCCAACCTTCAGGAGTTTTAGAGGAGATTTTTTCACcaaaaaaacaagcaagcaaaaacaCCAGATTTCTCTCAGTTGCATAGGAACAGCTCCTTTACAAAAACTaactcatctatctatctatctatctatctatctatctatctatctatctatctatctattctatcatagggtgaccatatgaaaaggaggacagggctcctgtatctttaacagttgtatagaaaagggcatttcagcaggtgacatttgcatatatggagaacctggtgaaataccctcttcatcacaacagttaaagctgtaggagctatactagagtggccggatttaaaggagggcagggcacctgcagctttaactgttgtgatgaagagaaaatttcaccaggttctccatatatacagatgacacttgttgaatttcccttttcaacgcaactgttaaaaatacaggagccctgtcctccttttcatagggtcaccctaatctaccaTCTACCTGGTGTGTACTGCAGATATTGACAGTTCCTCTTCCTGAATGCCAAATGTGATTCAAGTAGTTGGCAGGGCTGAAGTCAAAAGTGGTGGGGTGAAAGCAATTTACTTCAAGGGCATTtgtacaccagccctatatcccgggatcatcccaggattgtccctgtgcatccaaatgacacgcagaaaatctcgggagcaggcagggatgatccgtttattttcctgggataacccttaggtgtagaaaaagcCCAAGTGTAAGTATATAAACAGgagaggcaaatgctattttgggctgcattaatagaagtatagcttccaaatcacatgaggtactggttcctctctattcggccctggttaggcatcctcttgagtattgcgtccagttctgggctccacaattcaagaaggatgcagacaagctggagcatgttcagaggagggcaaccaggatgatcaggggtctggaaacaaagccctatgaagagagactgaaagaactgggcatgtttagcctggagaagagaagattgaggggagacatgatagcagtcttcaaatacttaacaggttgtcacccagaggagggccaggatctcttctcgatcatcccagagtgcaggacacggaataacgggctcaagttacaggaagccagattccggctggacatcaggagaaacttcctgactgttagagcagtacgacaatggatccagttacctagggaggttgtgggctctcccacactagaggccttcaagaggcagctggacaagcatctgtcggggatgctttagggtggattcctgcactgagcagggggttggactcgatggccttgtaggccccttccaactctgctattttatgatttcaacctttcagattgtgagaaaactgcacaatttatttatttatttatttattacatttctataccgcccaataggtggagctctctgggcggttcacaaaacacacaACACCTGGGAATGCCATTTGCATCTCTATATCGTGATTGTTTGTATGAAAACTGATGGtgtgttaaaataaaacaagagacCAGTGCTCTGATGCAGAGTAAGTTTTATTCAGAATAAACAGAAAAGCGTTTTAGCCAACAATTCATCAAGGAGCTATTTTGGCTGGGAAAACCAACAAAGAACACAAGTGAAGGAACTGTGTCcatatttggaggggggaaaagtgaaaaaaatatatcttccCTCTGCCATTTGACCTGATTTTGTCCTTTTTTTACTTGCTACACATTTCATGGACAACGGTTCTTGTCCCTTTCATCATTATGCTGTGATGTATGCTCAAAAGAACCAGCCATACATAAATTAAAATCAAACAAGCAGATAAATAGCGTGATACAGAGGGATGGGTTTAGAATGAAAACAGATTCAGGAAAGGTAGCTGTGGGCCTGATTTCCAGGGATGCTGAACAGTCCTGTGTCTCTCTATGACTTCAGCAGCAGCCATGGAGATGAACAGGCCTGAGCGTTTTGCTGTGAATCCTTGGATCATTCTGTTTGGTCATTGAGAGTCCATGTGAATTTAGCAGGGGGTATAGCAGATGCTGCCTCTTCGCCCCACCAACCCATAATAGCCCTGACCCAACCGTGAAACATTAGAACCAAGTAAGCCAGCTTGGAGACCACCTTGGAGGCTTTGACCGAGGAGACCAGCTTGGCCATAACCTCCAAGAGCACATGGGGTGTTGCCTCCAACAGATACAGGCTCACAGCTTGCAGACAGGATGGGTCCTGGGATGGTCAGGACGACGGGAGGTGGCTGGATCACGACCTCTGCTGGTGGGATCTGGTTGATGCAAGAAGGGTTGACTCCGGAGAGCACACCGAGACTGGCAGAAGGCACACCGGGGCCGACCAGAGCACCGGAGCCATAGCCAATGCCACCAAAGGAGCCAGAGCCAATCCCTGCTGCTCCAAGACCTGCTGATCCAAACCCAACGACTGGGCTGGAAGCACAGGATGGGACGGCACAGGAAGGtccacagtaagccatggttgaGTGATGGAGGTGTGTCTGAAAGAAAACAACCAACCGTAAGGAAGCAGTAGTGTTGTGATGCATTACTGTTTTAACAAGAACATGATATAAAGGGAAAGGAATTCTCTTCATGAATACCAGTTCATGaatacgcctcctcccatatgtacctacccggaccttaagatcatctacaggggcccttctccgtgagcccctgccaaaggaagtgaggcaggtggctactaggaggagggctttctccgctgtggcaccccggttgtggaatgagctccccagagagatccgcctggcgcctacactgtactcctttcgtcgccagctgaagacctttttattcactcagtattttaacacttaattttaacttaaatttaaattatactgttttaactctgtattttaaccttatatcaattttgctgcgtggttttatcctggttgtgctttttatattgtattttgtatttgtatttttaacttgttggttgttttatgatgattttaatttttgtgaaccgcccagagagcttcggctattgggcggtataaaaatgtaataaataaataaataataaataaataaacagtttccATAACCCAAGATTCAATATCATGTTGAGCCTCTCTCACACTGAGCTGAGCATCTGTTGTGCATTCTGTTCATGTCCTATGTTCAAAACTCAAAATGCTCTCCATCTGGATTTTGCCAGAAATCAAGTTGCTGGAGTCTGAGAGtcttttcaatatatatatatatatatatatatatatatatatatatatattggcacACTTCATAGCACCATATAAATGCAGAAGTATACTTCACGTGCAGTAAGTAATACTGCCGGTAGGGTTACTCTACACAGGTCCCACGAATTAAAacaccctgttgttgttgtttatttgttcagtcacttccaactcttcgtgacttcatggaccagcccacgccagagctttctgttggccgtcgccacccccagctcccccaaggtcaagtctgtcacctccagaatatcatccatccatcttgcccttggtcggcccctcttccttttgctttccactttccctagcatcagcatcacCCTAGCATAGATCAAAGAAGGGGACTGCGTGGTCTTTTAGATGTTATTCAACAACTAATCCCATCAAGACCAGCCTGCATTGCCAATACTGAGGGGGTGATGGAACTTACAGCTCATCAACAGCTGAAGAGCCAAGTATTCCCTATCCTTTGCAGAGATGGTCAGATACTACAACACATTTGTTACATTCTTCTGCATTCTACCTGTTGTGAGAAGCTGGACATCAGTTGAGGTGGACTTCTACTCCTTGCTCTTCCTCCTTTCCTaccatctctctctttttgctaCGTTCTCCACTTTTCTTTCAGTGCTTTTATTCACTGGCAGCTGAGAGAAAGTCTTTCTGTGGGTCAACTGTAAACAGTATTGGCACAGGCCTAAAATGACTTAAATGCCTTCGTATGTGAAAAGAAGGGACCCCACTCCTAAATCTATTTTGTTGGCAGGTGATGCCATCGGTAGCAAGGAAGGAAAGTAGTGTGATGATAGGGATGGAAGAGAgcgaggccatggctagaccaggcctatatcctgggatcatcccaggatcatccctgtgcatccaaatggcacacaggggatcccaggagcaggcagggacgacccctccatttgcctgggataatccttaggtccagctaaggtcagagaaaggagagaaaggagagaaaggagagagagagagagagagagagagagaaggttgtaGAGAAACAGAACATGGATAATGGAGCACCACATACATTTCAGACCTCTTCAGCATCTGCCTTACCTGCTTTCTGGAGAAGCTGTGAGGAGGCTCAAGTGAAGATGGTGAAGAAGTGACCCATGGTGTGTGCTTATATACTCTCAGTATTCCCATCTTTGCTTACAGTGCAGCATTTTCTGCTTGAAGTTTTAATTAGTTACAAATTGTCTAATCAGCATCACTCAACAAATTACCTTAATAGTTATGAAGAGTTGcagccatttttctttaaaagcaccTACTGTCAGCTTCTCACAAAACCATAACATCTATCCCACATGCTGAACCTTCAGTTCTAACTAGAAAATTGTCTATCTGGTACATTATGGATCAAAGAAATCAGGAAGCCATGCCACTCACTTTGATGCGGGTGGAGCATTTTAACACCAGCACTCCTCATTACAGTTTCGTTTGTATAGTAAAACATGAGattacatggaggaggaggaggaggaggaggaggagaagaagcacaCTTGTCCTTCCAACCATAAATAATTGgagtaagtcatagaatcatagaatagtagagttggaaggggcctacaaggccatcgagtccaaccccctactcaatgcaggaattcaccctaaagcacccctgacagatggttgtccagctgcctcttgaaggcctctagtgtgggagagcccacaacctccctaggtcactggttccattgtcgtactgctctaacagtcaggaagtttttcctgatgtccagctggaatctggcttcctttaacttgagcccgttattccgtgtcctgcactctgggaggataaagaagagatcctggccctcctctgtgtgataaccttttaagtatttgaagagtgctattatgtctccgctcaatcttctcttctccaggctaaacatgcccagttctttcagtctctcttcatagggctttgtttccagacccctgatcctcctggttgccctcctctgaacacgctccagcttgtctgcatccttcttgaattgtggagcccagaactggacacaatactctagatgaggcctaaccagggtcgaatagaaaggaaccagtacctcacatgatttggaagctatacttctattcatgcagcccaaaatagcatttgcctttcttgcagccatttcgcactgttggctcatagtcagcatgtgatctacaacaattccaagatccttctcatttgtagtattgctgagccaagtatcccccatcttgtaactgtgcatttgatttctatttcctaaacgtagaacttggcatttatccctattaaatttcattctgttgttttcagcccagcactccagcctatcaagaccactttgaagtttgtttctgtcttccggggtattagctatcccaccaaatTTTGTGAACCAGTCCATTCTGCACCATCTTGATCAATGTGCCAATCCAAATGAAGTTATCCTTTGGAATACAAGAAGAGCTAAAAGAAATGgacccaaaataaaaaaaaaatgtgtattttagtgtTACATATGTATCAATTCCATGATCGAAAAACTGCCAGTTAAAGACCAGAATTAATGTTCTCTCATGTTCATTCAAGGACCACAAAGCCAGGACATTGGACATGACGGCTGATTGCTTTAACAGGCAAGCCACATGATCAGTgatgaaggaacgccttctcccttatgtacctgcccggaccttaagatcatctacaggagcctttctccatgagcccctgccaaaggaagtgaggcaggtggctactagaaggagggatttctctgctgtggcaccccggttgtggaacgagctccccagagaggtccgcctggcgcctacactgtactgctttcgtcgccagctgaagacctttttattctctcaatattttaacacttaattttaacctaaatttaaatcttactgttttaactctgtattttaatcttatatcaattttgctgtgtggttttatcctggtcgtgctttttatactgtattttgtaattgtgcttttaacctgttggttgttttattgtggttttaatttttgtgaaccgcccagagagcgtcggcgattgggcggtataaaaatgtaataaataaataaataaataaataaaattgtgcaatTTCACAAATCATGATTGCTTTCCACTTACACTCCACGCACGCCGACTTTTCCTTGGATTTTAAGACCCAAAGAGGGGGGCGTGCCTTGGACCAGCCAAATTTCCCCacattctcctgcttctgttttgcctTCAGAAGCACACAAACCTTACTGAATTGCTAGAGCAATCCTCCTATAAGCTGACCCATGCCAGTTTGTAGCTGACATCAGTAGCTGCATGGGTGAGTTAAACAGTGAGAAGAATTCCATTGAAGCAGTAAGGCTAAATGCTTCATAAACCAAACAAGAGCCAGAAAACATGGGCCATCTTTACGGACCAAGGCGAGTAATGTGTACACAAGCACAGTGTGAATGAAGGGCTTGTACCTAGCTAGATTGTTGGTCAGTCTATTCTCAAAGATCTCAGCcagaagttttttttgtttttccccgTGGAGATGCTATAGAATTAATTTCAGGTCATCTCCAGGTAAATCAGGAGGGGTATAGCAAGTACCTTCCCCCCGCACTCTTCCTCTTGCAGattctggtttatttttattctcttgaATTCTGCTGGGCATTCAGATGATCTGAAATGTTTAGACTCTTTCCCTCATATATTAGGTTTCACTGTGACATTGTTGCTGTTGGTTTAAGATAAATGGTTCTCACACACACTtactctgtggccttagctagacctaaggtttatcccgggatcatcgctgttcatgtaaatgacacacaggatatcccgggagcaggccagAATAaaccttgggtagggtgaccatatgaaaaggaggacagggctcttgtatctttaacagttgtattgcaaaggaaatttcagcaggtggcatttgtatatatggagaacctggtgaaatttcctcttcatcacaaccgttaaagctgcaggtgccctgccctcttttaaatctggtcactctagtatagctcctgcacctttaactgctgtgatgaagatggaatttcaccaggtttcccatatatacaaatgacacctactgaaattcccttttctatgcaactgttaaagattcaggagccctgtcctccttttcatatggtcaccctaccttaggtctagctaaggcctctctctctctctctctctctctctctctgtttgtgtgtgtgtgtatgtgtgtgtgtgtgcttgagtgCATGTTATATAGTAATAAGGCAGCAAGGCAGGATCTAGAgaatcatcacatggggggaaattgtgtttccttaccattgcttctctgcctgtgcatttgtccttcattacttcctcttttgaaagaggaagtaaacaacgtgatcatggcccattcagaggactgttttgatcccactgcttctcctgcacacagcaggagatagcagcaacttccgtctttaaaaataagttggacttattggtttttggtttttttatttgtggcgtgaagaaggctagaaagggcaggaggcatGATGTCTTGAGATGCCCCTGTGaaaatttgtgagtgcccagtaatgactgtgcaataaaacactcatctgatggagctttttcactactgcttcataatggtttataatggttttgacaagtgttcaggcccaggacacattacataaaccatttttgaactgttttcaaggtgttatatcctgctagaTCTGGTGGAAAagagaaggtagggagtgtgttaacctccggtgtgatggagctcttaggccatagctagacctaaggtttatccctggatcatccaggggtcaaacctgttcatctaggtgacacacaggggatccagtgctcaggcaggggtgaaccctggatgatcccaggataaaccttaggtctagctatggccttagtgtagATCTGTTCCATGCATTCAAGAGACACGAGTGATAAAACATTACAAAAAGCCTACAACGTAACTGTAGCTATAGCACAGACAAATAGAATAAAGCAAAACTTTGGGAAGGCCAGCGCAATTCCCTTTGTTTTAAAACATGGGCCAAATGAAAAATCTCCAGAAAACAAATCAACCGTGTTTGTTTCAATTCACATCGGAAGACTTATTTTAAATATGAACCAGTGGAAGGAAACGTGCAACAGTGCTGCTGttgatattattaatattagctgGTAGAAGATCcccagggggattttttttttttttaagaattcatAGTGTTGGAAAGTTCAATACTTTGTGAGAAGCTGACAGAAGCTTTATTCATCTGCAAATTGCCCTGCATCCTCATCGCTATTAACATAGCATTAAAGTAATTTTATGAATGATGCTGCTGAAATGGTTTGCAGGCTGGTAATTAAGACTTTGAACAGAAAACGCTTGCATCATTATGATGGACGGAGTTGCTGAGAGTATATAAGCACACCACATTTCTCTAGCAGCTTCGCCTGACTCCTGGACCTCTTCTGAGCTTCTTTGGAAAAGCAGACaattctgaaagaactgggcatgtttagcctggagaagagaagattgaggggagacctgatagcactcttcaaatacttaaaaggttgtcacacagtggagggccaggatctcttctcgatcctcccagagtgcaggacacggaataacgggctcaagttacaggaagcagtttccagctggacatcaggaaaaacttcctgactgttagagcagtatgacaatggaaccagttacctacggaggttgtgggatctcccacactagaggccttcaagaggcagctggacagccatccgtcagggatgctttagggtggattcctgcactgagcagggggttggactcgatggccttgtaggccccttccaactctgctattctatgattctatgatctatgccttGTTGCTTTCaataacatctctctctctctctctctctctctctctctctctctctctctctgtgtgtgtgtgtgtgtgtgtgtgtgtgtgacatcttGCTGATATAAACGAAAGTCACGAGAAATATTTCTATGTTGCTAGATTTGCAGTGAACCTGGACATTTGGAGAGTTGTTGCTCCTTGCCTGATTGTATAACTTATTCTCAAGCTGTCTCTCTATATCCCACTATGGAGTTGCCATGTAATGAATGTCCCTCGACaatcattgttgctgtttttcctcaatccccttttctctaagctGAGAAGTCCCAGGCATTGTAACGTTTCTTCATAGGGGTGTTGCTTCAGCCCGAGATCATCTTAGTTTCTGCACGCACACCCCACCCTCAATTCTACAGTATCCTTTATTGGGACAGTGACCTAATGCACAGTATGGTAAGTGTGTGGTGTGCCTCCATTTGGGATGAAGGAGGAAACAGAACAGCTGAGCTGGAGAGTGTTTCGGGAGGAGCCCAGCACACGGGCAAGCAGAAGATAGCTGCAGCTGAACCCATCTGCTCTCACTTCCCCACCAGCCTTGCAATTTCAGATGAGGCTCAAACTCAGTTTAGTTGTTGGAAGAGATTGTCGTTTCTGCTCATCTCTTGCAGTAGCATTCCTGCCAGCTCCTGGACTCGGCTCGGACTATTCTTGAACCTGGAATGACTTTGGCCATTCTTCAACCCTTGATCTGGTTCTGTTCGCCTTGGCTTCAGACAGATATCTTTGGCTTATTGACCTTGGTTTGTTTAATGACCACCCTAGCTGCTGCTTATCTCTAAACTCACATGATTTAATGGTGTGATTGTACCATTAATTTGTACAAGGGGAGTATGaatttggcagttttattctcaattcttttctgAATTATGCCCAACATATGCAAGTTCCCTTAATGTATGCAGTTCATACACAATTTTCCcgtgtgtgatttttttaaaaaataattaatacaCAGAATaacataatatatgcattttcccaCGGGACTTTCCCAAAAATACTGCTTTTGTATTCAGCCTTGCTAAATATTTGCATTCCCCCCCTTGACAGCAAGAatcttctccttggggaggggaacaagtttttcacatacctttttttttttttttagattttatttttaaaaatacaacaacataatactgattaaaacacataaatcaacacataaattgcttacaattccacatttataatAATCATTTTTAcctaatcacataacataacataagtgctcccctccactcttcgggatctattcctgcttccaaaatctcattgtttcttctggtgatagttttccactccccttagagaatacatattctaggaactgtttccaaattccttcaaattcgtttacatttgttataccttttcttagcTTTATATTACATgacagtttatcattaatagctatatcccaaacttccttataccactcttcaatatgataatctccttgaaccttccagttcctagatataattaaccttgctgctgtcaacaaatttgttatcaattctttagtctctttgttacactttaaatttccatataatgatagtaatgccactataggtgtcacatacctttttttaaaaaaatatgtatccaGTAGTTGAGGGCTCTTCTttcataataaaaccataataaaaattaaaaccatgacaaGGCATTCATAAATGAGGGCCATCTTCAGCCTTAATTTACAGAATATATAAGCAGGCACGATTTTCATCCAGAGGGCTCCCAGCTCTACGAATCGGATGCCCCAACCGGGACATGCAAGCGGGCACTTGAACCGTTAACCATTATTGGAGAAGGTGAGGTCACATggcctccaataggcattcactaagaactgctgggcttctctggaggaagggggtggtcttttattttatttttgaaaaattaaaTAGAAAGAAACCCCATCAGCCATTGGCTACACTTAAGAAAAGGTATatggaaatcctgtccccctccccaaggagaaaattctccaaatcctCCCTCCCTGGGAAAggggcaggaaaaaaaaacagtgtCTATTCC comes from Elgaria multicarinata webbii isolate HBS135686 ecotype San Diego chromosome 21, rElgMul1.1.pri, whole genome shotgun sequence and encodes:
- the LOC134412199 gene encoding beta-keratin-related protein-like, with the translated sequence MAYCGPSCAVPSCASSPVVGFGSAGLGAAGIGSGSFGGIGYGSGALVGPGVPSASLGVLSGVNPSCINQIPPAEVVIQPPPVVLTIPGPILSASCEPVSVGGNTPCALGGYGQAGLLGQSLQGGLQAGLLGSNVSRLGQGYYGLVGRRGSICYTPC